A genomic segment from Ptychodera flava strain L36383 chromosome 19, AS_Pfla_20210202, whole genome shotgun sequence encodes:
- the LOC139118819 gene encoding LOW QUALITY PROTEIN: centrosomal protein of 19 kDa-like (The sequence of the model RefSeq protein was modified relative to this genomic sequence to represent the inferred CDS: inserted 1 base in 1 codon; deleted 1 base in 1 codon), which yields MSITPQQCGVRFDPPALVVTYKNSKGKLHRRTMPIRNFTKRSGITRVAEELVSTSRHKKYLENISRMQIEKLLRIIQEHMKGISLEESLDXIKKENTIDPEEDLNKVDENTLRHKKALMEETFQQHQKKPGDADFEYDVEVDFMPALETSGWDEEDSDPEF from the exons ATGTCAATCACCCCTCAACAGTGCGGTGTGCGGTTTGACCCTCCAGCACTCGTTGTCACGTACAAGAACTCAAAAGGGAAACTCCACCGTCGCACCATGCCCATTCGGAATTTCACCAAGAGGTCGGGAATCACACGTGTCGCCGAGGAGCTGGTGAGCACCTCCAGGCATAAAAAATACCTGGAGAACATCAGCCGGATGCAGATTGAAAAACTCTTACGGATTATACAGGAACACATGAAAGGCATCAGCTTGGAGGAAAGTCTGG ACATTAAAAAGGAGAACACCATTGATCCGGAGGAGGACCTTAATAAAGTGGATGAGAACACTCTCAGGCACAAAAAAGCTCTCATGGAGGAGACTTTTCAACAACACCAAAAGAAGCCAGGAGATGCT GACTTTGAGTATGATGTTGAAGTGGACTTTATGCCAGCACTTGAAACCAGTGGCTGGGATGAAGAAGACTCTGATCCAGAATTTTAA
- the LOC139118818 gene encoding BRCA2-interacting transcriptional repressor EMSY-like yields the protein MWPKLLDMSRDECKRTLRRLELEAYASVVSAFRAQGDLSKEKKKLLNEISGTLSISTERHRAEVRRAVNDEKLTTIADHMAGPNNSSEWAIEGRRLVPLMPRLVPQTAFTATATSAANAAMLHNISLPIPSETGLKSIIPVSMTSSSPSSSSGGVVPSTSSITTSSSNNTKSPRPTSPPSNIVVLPSGLSIHVKSEPDSDEKSKKRKRSNSASSTTSNKEPVSSTASVTSPVIPTPKTTVLPITSPKITTYMTNTSGTGISPVKITFTKAATPGSTSITPSQKVIIVSSSSSFTPSILQRSQNVTVNRAITSTSSVTRSSIIFSTTTPTSSSSPSVVSVSPSSNTILSPVCVVGTATTAFLSNTISAAKPRPKTVNRVKTKVITTNASSMLATAASAITSGSSVTSSPITKIMTTGSSSIPSKPSIQIVQEHGVKIITQTVPGSKILPKPITIGSSTGTPVVMVTTTIPTTVVMTTKPVTCTAGSHSNQVVINPAGGTRIVTTPQVCSSRTSSTSSNIITVTPKTLQASAVKTAGSPAAVVMTKPYIAGTAPGGKSNVIIVQKAPTKTVAVTKTTPSASVQKPPQEISGNKTIIVTTSSGNQSRVVSTLPMSQTLQAALKPGGTGQSKTQQVVIRPKPTGMQAPISEQVERRSGSPILTELIQQSPELDVVMPSTSQSGTGHVSPCVADETSSVGSGQSETKVEIKHTGDILEAAVAAITNGNQWVEYDVPMPTVTQATPPLPSTYQEKSASSAIKALLEIRRDPSKVETTRHQTIDLSKMAVPLQMPKTESPTSSTSSTSSSSSTTSSGMGTSILPEFFAIDNTPKPPPPPSGELQGSAFLQTATMEVEKALQERNKALQQQGQIQDTDTFPDLTIHKARNPQKKSEILSIEEQGYQQNTPEGTSALTVPRESVSGQLDPRTGLFHVGESGTKKETNLSSLLAGEDEIAQDKPTSVLEKVKSDISEHSELLKHLTGSVPEQKEIDPYEFLNRDFMPSQAAAEKEPQMHTSSQISVLTSATGIDTGASKYSTSSSLSSTQNSQEVAEQAPSNLFSSFPSAAEKLSAMAATREERVRISGISIDTHRQSEGGGKLKAGLIPLQDIVSCKISSATVQPTNVENVEHISTSLMSTSSTLPSTTSVSAAATCVMVESTSLDTSHMNIEDFTSQRLLHEEDSALRHEENLSSWEDHGCLGTTGSSSGSGTESTCSTMDSFNASLRASKRKRKAPIPIDEAPIPSNLPSWVRAALNLLQRVSRYRGTNKSKGELNAASWFTRPVDPAEAPGYHKIIKQPMDFGTVKRKLETGMYRDFNDFNTDMLLVRTNCMKYNPPGHEARKDCDEVFQFYTMEYSKMIDKWQKIHCTPPKSPKRPRTDAVRSPPKS from the exons ATGTGGCCTAAACTACTTGACATGAGCAGAGATGAATGCAAACGGACTCTGAGAAGACTTGAACTTGAAGCCTATGCGTCTGTTGTCAGTGCTTTCAGGGCACAGGGTGATCTCTCcaaggagaaaaagaaactgcTGAATGAGATCAGTGGGACATTGAG CATTTCCACAGAGAGGCACAGGGCAGAGGTCAGAAGAGCCGTGAACGATGAGAAACTGACAACCATCGCAGACCA CATGGCTGGTCCAAACAATTCCTCAGAGTGGGCTATAGAGGGCAGGAGACTGGTGCCCCTGATGCCGCGGCTGGTGCCACAGACTGCATTCACAGCCACAGCCACCTCAGCAGCCAATGCTGCCATGTTACACAACATCTCACTCCCAATACCCTCGGAGACAGGCCTCAAGAGCA TCATTCCAGTGTCCATGACAAGTTCATCGCCAAGTTCATCCTCAGGGGGTGTTGTCCCTAGTACCAGTTCTATAACCACGAGTAGTAGTAACAACACTAAATCACCAAGACCAACAAGTCCACCATCTAATATAGTGGTGTTACCCAGCGGGCTCTCGATACATGTGAAAA GTGAACCAGACTCTGATGAAAAGAGCAAGAAAAGAAAACGATCGAACTCTGCGAGTTCAACGACCAGTAACAAAGAGCCAGTCAGCAGTACAGCGTCTGTCACCTCACCAGTCATACCGACACCCAAGACTACAGTGCTGCCCATAACGAGCCCAAAGATCACCACTTACATGACCAATACTAGCGGTACAGGCATCTCACCAGTGAAGATCACTTTCACCAAGGCAGCCACGCCGGGGTCCACTTCAATAACCCCATCACAAAAA GTCATCATTGTGTCAAGTTCATCAAGCTTCACTCCAAGCATCCTACAGAGGTCCCAGAATGTCACGGTCAACCGAGCTATTACCTCGACATCCAGCGTCACCAGATCATCGATAATCTTCTCCACAACCACTCCAACCAGCAGCAGTAGTCCAAGCGTGGTATCTGTCAGCCCATCCAGCAATACTATACTGTCACCTG TTTGTGTGGTTGGTACGGCAACTACCGCATTCCTGTCCAACACAATCAGCGCAGCTAAGCCAAGGCCGAAAACAGTCAACAGAGTGAAGACCAAAGTGATTACAACAAATGCTTCCTCAATGCTAGCTACAGCTGCATCGGCCATCACATCAGGGTCATCGGTCACGTCATCTCCGATAACTAAGATCATGACAACCGGGTCAAGCAGCATTCCGTCAAAGCCATCCATTCAGATAGTTCAGGAACATG GAGTGAAGATCATCACGCAGACAGTTCCAGGGAGTAAAATCTTGCCAAAGCCCATCACGATAGGATCCTCCACAGGAACACCGGTTGTCATGGTGACCACAACCATCCCAACAACTGTTGTCATGACCACAAAGCCTGTAACTTGCACAGCAG GGTCACACAGCAACCAGGTAGTAATCAACCCAGCAGGGGGTACCAGGATAGTGACAACACCACAGGTTTGCAGTAGCCGTACTTCGTCCACCAGTAGTAACATCATCACTGTAACACCCAAGACACTGCAAGCGTCTGCTGTCAAGACGGCTGGCTCACCAGCAGCAG TTGTGATGACCAAGCCATACATAGCAGGCACTGCACCTGGCGGCAAGTCCAATGTCATCATTGTACAGAAAGCACCGACGAAGACAGTGGCAGTCACCAAGACCACCCCGTCTGCATCAGTACAGAAACCCCCACAG GAGATATCTGGAAACAAGACAATAATAGTGACTACCAGCAGTGGCAATCAAAGCAGGGTTGTATCAACTCTGCCAATGTCACAAACACTGCAGGCTGCTTTGAAACCTGGTGGTACCGGACAAAGCAAGACTCAG CAGGTGGTGATTAGGCCCAAACCAACCGGAATGCAAGCACCGATATCTGAACAGGTGGAGAGGCGATCCGGATCTCCCATACTGACCGAACTCATCCAGCAGTCTCCTGAGCTGGATGTTGTGATGCCATCGACCAGCCAGAGTGGCACTGGACACGTTTCCCCATGTGTTGCTGATGAAACCAGTTCTGTTGGATCAGGTCAAAGTGAAACCAAAG TTGAAATAAAACACACAGGGGACATCTTAGAGGCAGCAGTGGCTGCCATCACCAATGGCAACCAGTGGGTGGAGTATGATGTTCCCATGCCAACAGTTACCCAGGCAACCCCACCCCTGCCATCTACTTACCAGGAGAAGTCTGCATCATCGGCCATCAAGGCCCTCCTTGAAATACGCAGAGATCCTTCAAAAG TTGAGACAACAAGACACCAGACTATAGACCTCAGCAAGATGGCCGTACCTCTGCAAATGCCCAAAACAGAGAGTCCAACGTCCtcaacatcatcaacatcatcgaGTTCCAGTACCACTTCCAGCGGGATGGGGACTAGCATTCTGCCAGAGTTCTTTGCAATTG ATAACACACCAAAACCACCACCTCCCCCTAGCGGCGAACTTCAGGGCTCGGCTTTCCTGCAGACGGccaccatggaggtagagaAGGCCCTACAAGAGAGAAACAAGGCGCTACAGCAACAGGGTCAGATACAGGACACAGACACGTTTCCCGACCTGACCATCCACAAAGCCCGTAACCCGCAGAAGAAGAGCGAAATCCTCTCCATTGAAGAGCAAGGGTACCAGCAGAATACGCCCGAGGGCACATCTGCGTTGACCGTGCCGCGGGAGAGTGTCAGCGGGCAGCTTGACCCAAGAACAGGACTCTTTCACGTTGGTGAATCGGGAAcaaaaaaggaaacaaatttgtcTAGTTTACTTGCGGGAGAAGACGAGATCGCGCAGGATAAACCGACAAGTGTGCTGGAAAAAGTGAAAAGTGATATCTCCGAGCACTCGGAACTGTTGAAACATTTGACCGGATCTGTGCCGGAACAGAAGGAAATAGATCCCTATGAATTCTTGAACAGGGATTTTATGCCCAGTCAAGCGGCAGCTGAGAAAGAACCACAAATGCACACCAGCTCACAAATATCAGTTCTAACGTCAGCCACAGGCATTGACACCGGTGCTAGTAAGTACTCCACTTCTAGCAGCTTGTCAAGTACTCAGAACTCACAAGAGGTTGCCGAACAAGCGCCCTCAAACTTGTTCAGTTCATTCCCATCGGCAGCCGAGAAGCTCAGCGCGATGGCCGCCACAAGGGAAGAGCGTGTACGCATTTCTGGGATAAGTATTGACACACACAGACAATCGGAAGGCGGGGGAAAGCTGAAAGCTGGACTTATACCTCTTCAAGACATTGTGTCCTGTAAAATATCCAGTGCGACGGTGCAACCAACG AATGTTGAGAATGTTGAACACATTTCAACGTCCCTCATGTCGACGTCGTCCACCCTGCCAAGCACCACATCAGTATCAGCAGCTGCAACTTGCGTGATGGTGGAATCTACCAGTCTTGACACCAGCCACATGAACATTGAAGACTTCACCAGCCAGAGACTGCTGCACGAAGAAGACAGCGCCCTCAGGCATGAAGAAAACCTCAGCAGCTGGGAAGATCATGGTTGCCTAG GTACAACAGGTAGCAGTAGTGGTTCAGGGACAGAGAGCACATGTAGTACAATGGACAGTTTTAATGCATCATTGAGGGCCAGTAAGCGGAAAAGAAAAGCTCCAATCCCCATTGATGAGGCACCAATTCCTTCTAACTTACCCAGCTGGGTACGTGCTGCACTCAA TTTACTACAAAGGGTGTCCAGGTATCGAGGTACAAACAAATCAAAGGGAGAGCTCAATGCTGCATCGTGGTTTACAAGACCAG TGGATCCGGCAGAAGCGCCGGGATAccacaaaattatcaaacaaccAATGGATTTTGGAACTGTCAAGAGAAAATTAGAA ACTGGTATGTACAGGGATTTCAACGACTTCAACACTGACATGCTATTGGTCAGGACAAATTGTATGAAGTACAATCCACCTGGTCACGAAGCAAGGAAAGACTGCGACGAAGTGTTCCAGTTTTACACCATGGAGTACAgcaaaatgattgacaagtgGCAAAAG ATACACTGCACACCCCCAAAGTCGCCCAAAAGACCCAGGACAGATGCTGTTCGGAGCCCTCCTAAGTCATAA